In Asterias rubens chromosome 10, eAstRub1.3, whole genome shotgun sequence, the following proteins share a genomic window:
- the LOC117295948 gene encoding tubulin polyglutamylase complex subunit 2-like gives MDEFPLTTELFSQLTLGVVKSLEKRAGICDVKLVDSKPAERHLVVSWEQRNSCMLPEDLKRFYLTSDGLLLKWSVKLDDQLQQVGLMEINQVNNLSKLAGNKATSSNTPSLADIDDISDEEQGDDEFSSPHFDRRSRIFELDSCQGIAKVCLVYTDTKPGSPAQHPKIWLLDRALRWHFLASTFSQYFRMMLMHLGLPQWQYAYTDIGLTPQAKQWFNIYSPLRIGVECEENPSNEDCGNFAKGTPKSSSSDVNKLDTGRVFKGKTDKKSKSYQGKKKSGVTSKPMSGSSNNRSGSQLSGGRLR, from the exons ATGGATGAGTTTCCACTGACAACAGAACTTTTTAGTCAATTGACACTTGGTGTTGTAAAGTCTCTAG AAAAGAGAGCAGGAATTTGTGATGTGAAGTTGGTTGACTCTAAACCTGCAGAGCGCCACCTAGTGGTATCATGGGAACAGCGTAATTCCTGTATGTTACCTGAGGATCTTAAAAGATTCTATCTCACATCAGATGGACTCCTTCTCAAATGGAGCGTTAAATTGGATG ATCAGTTACAGCAAGTTGGTTTGATGGAGATTAATCAAGTGAATAATCTAAGTAAGTTAGCTGGTAATAAAGCAACGAGTTCCAACACCCCATCTTTAGCTGATATAGATGATATCAGTGATGAAGAACAGGGAG ATGATGAATTTTCCAGTCCTCATTTTGACAGACGTAGCAGAATCTTTGAGCTAGATTCTTGTCAAGGCATAGCTAAGGTCTGCCTTGTTTACACAGACACCAAACCAG GAAGTCCTGCTCAGCATCCAAAGATCTGGTTGCTAGACAGAGCTTTAAGATGGCACTTTTTGGCGAGTACCTTCAGTCAGTATTTCCGTATGATGTTAATGCATCTTGGTCTGCCTCAATGGCAGTATGCCTACACTGATATTGGATTAACACCACAAGCAAAG cAATGGTTTAATATCTACTCACCTCTTCGGATTGGAGTAGAATGTGAAGAGAATCCAAGCAATGAGGATTGTGGAAATTTCGCGAAAGGAACTCCCAAAAGTAGCTCATCAGATGTTAATAAGCTGGATACTGGTCGTGTATTCAAAGGAAAAACTGACAAAAA GTCAAAATCTTACCAAGGCAAAAAGAAATCTGGAGTAACAAGCAA GCCAATGTCTGGGAGTTCAAACAACCGATCTGGTTCCCAACTGAGTGGAGGACGATTGAGGTGA